The nucleotide sequence TGAAACGGCTCACGACGTCACCTCCGTGAGCAAGGTCCAAGGATGAAGTGACAGCTCACAAGCAGGCCGCGGCCGCGCGCGCTTGATCCTTGGTGCTTGGCCCGTGTGGACTCGGCCGTTCACCCGATCACCTCCGTCAATGCGCGTTTGCGCACGAGCGGCTTGGGCCGCTCCCAGGTGCGCTGGGTGTTGATGATGACGCCGACAAGCAGGCCCATCAGCAGGAGGTTGGAACCGCCCGCGCTGATGAAGGGTAGCGACATGCCCTTCGTGGGCAGCATGCCGGTGACCACGCCAAGGTTGATGATCGCCTGCAGGCAGATCAGCAGCAGGCAGCCGGTCACGAGGAGGAACTGGAACAGGTTGGGGGCGCGCCGCACGTGCATGAGGCCGGCGACGAAGATCGTGACGAAGAGCGCGACGACCGTGAGGGTGAAGATGAGGCCCATCTCCTCGCCCATGATGGCGAAGATGAAATCGGTGTGGGCCTCGGGCAGGAAGGAGTTCTGCTGGCGGCCCTGGCCGAGGCCGACGCCGTCCACGCCGCCGGCCGCGAAGGCGAGGATGGCCTGCCAGAGCTGGTAGGCGCCGTCACCGCGGTTGGCCTCAATGTCCATGAAGGAGGTGATGCGTCGCAGGCGCACGGGATTCTGCCACACGAGCAGCGCGAAGAGCACGAGGGCGCTGCCGATGGCCGGCAGCAGGAACTTCAGCCGCGCGCCGGCGAGAAAGAGCATGACCAGACCGATCGTGCCGAGGAGGAAGGCCGTGCCGAAATCCGGCTCCAGGATCACCAGCACGGCGAAAAGGCCGGTCCAGGCGCCGGGGATGACGAAGCCCCGCCACAAGTCGTGCAGCTTGCTCTGGTTGAGCGCCAGATAGTGCGCGAGGGAGAAGACCAGGGCGAGCTTGGCAAATTCCGAGACCTGGAGCCGGGTGAACCCCAGATTCAGCCAGCGGCGGCTGCCCTTCACGCTGATGCCGATCTGCGGGATGAGAACGAGCACGAGGAGGGCGAGGGAGATCGCGGCGGCAATCCACGCGAACCGGCGGGTCTGCTCCAGGTCGGCGATCGCCACCAGCCACCCGGCGCCGATGGCGAGGGCGAGGAAGATCAGCTGCTTGTAGAGGTAGGCGTAGGGCCCGCCCTTGATGGGCGAGCTCGCGCTGAAGAGCACCACCAGGCCGATCGAAACCAACGCTGCAACGCAGACGATGATGACGCTCGCGGGGGTGATCGTGAGAGGGCGGCGGGGCAAGATGGCGCTCGTCGAACTCACCGGTGGGGCGGCGGGCTCAACCGCCGTTGGCGGGGACGGGCTCCTCGACCTTGATCGTCGGCACCTCGGTGTCGGCTTCCTTCAGGCCGGCGTCGAGATCCTGGCCGGGCGGCGGCGGGGCGATTTCAAATCGGGGGGCGTTGACCACCGGGGCGGGCGCGGCCTCGGCGGGGGCCGGCGCGGCCGGCTTGTCCGCGGCCGGGCGGACCGCCGCGGGGGCGGACTTGCTCCCCACGGCCTTGAAGCCGGGGATTACGAGCTGCTGGCCGGCGCGAACCTTGGAAGGATCGGTGATGTTGTTGGCGGCGGCGAGCTCGCCGACGCTGACCTGGTACTTGCGGGCGATGACGCCGAGGCTTTCGCCGACCACGACGGTGTGCGTGACCGACTCGCCGCTGGTCGGGCGGACCGGCACGGGGGTCTTTTCCGCGGGCAGCGACATCGCGGCGGGCGGGACGGCGGTGGCGACGGCGGCACCGGGCTTGCCGGGGATGATGAGCTTGCGGCCGGGCTTCAGGGCGACACCGGACGCGAGGCTGTTGGCCTTCGCGAGTTCCGCGACAGTGAGACCGTGTTTCTTGGAAATGCTCCAAAGGCTGTCGCCGCGCTCGACCGTGTAGGTCGAGACCGGCGCGACATTTTCGACGGGCTTGGGCGGGGTGACGGTGACGGCCGCGGCCGAGCCGGGGCGGGTGGGCGAGGCGTGACCCAGCGGCGAGGCCGGCGTGTAGGAGACGGGCATCGTGCCGAGGTCGACCGGCTCGGGGGTGGCGGGGGAACCGTAGGTGATCGGAGCCGCCGCGCGGGCGTCGGGGACGGTGGCGTCGGGCGTGGGCAGGTTGCGCGGGCCGGACTGGCAGCCGGGGCTCGCAAAAATGAAGATAAACGCGAGCAGATGCACGGCGACAACTGCTCCGAAGATCTGGAGGATTTTCATGGTGGTATATGAGGGCTGAGGAGGGAGATTTGCTATCTAAAAAGCGGAGTTATTCACAGGTTGTCCACGAGGGCTTCAAACTGGCGCCCACGGTCATCGTAACCTTGGAACATGTCGAAGCTGGCGAACCCCGGGCTGAGGATCAGGTGTTCGCCCGGGACGGCTTGGGCGAGGGCGGCCGAAACGGCGGCAGCCAGACTGGAACAGAGGGTGGCGGGGACGCGGGCATCCCGGCAATGACCGGCGAGGGCGGCGGAGGTTTCCCCGATCAGGAAGGCATGGCGGATGTGGCGGGCGATGCGGCCGACGAAGGCGCCGAGATCACCCCCCTTGGCCTTGCCCCCGCCGATCCAGAGGACTGGGGCGGAAAAGGTCGCGAGGGCGGCCTCGACGGCGTGGAAATTTGTCGCCTTGGAGTCATTCCAGAAAGTGACCCCGCGCTTCTCCCCCACCCGGGCCAGCCGATGGGCGCCGGGCCGGAAGGTGCGGGCCGCGGCCAGCAGGCTCTCCTCGGTGAGGCCGGTGCGCTGCCACCAGGCCGCGGCCAGCAGGAAGTTTTCATACTGCGGATAACCGGCAAACACCGTCCCGGCCAGCCGGGCGTCGGTTCCTTGGCCTTCGGTCGGGATAAGGGAGGAAGCCGGAAGCGAGAGACCGGCGGATGAAGCGAAACGTTGCACCGAAGTACCCACCAGGACCGCGCCGGGCGGCGTGCGTGCGACCAAACGCGCCTTGGCGCTGAAATAGGCGGGCAGGCCGGGATGCCGCTCCAGGTGATCCTCGGCAAAATTGGTCCACAGCGTCGCGGTCGGCCGCAGGTGCTGCAGCGACTCGGCCTGGAAGGA is from Lacunisphaera limnophila and encodes:
- the murD gene encoding UDP-N-acetylmuramoyl-L-alanine--D-glutamate ligase — its product is MIPAPPTAITALLARPVAVLGAGVSGQGVLELLAAIGGGGVLYDEKAAGAERVFTAREAAGHGLVVFSPGFAPEHAWLATARAAGCTCLGELDFASLFWRGDLVAITGTNGKTTLTEFLTHALNAAGRRAQATGNVGYPFSRFVVEQTGRTDMAVCEVSSFQAESLQHLRPTATLWTNFAEDHLERHPGLPAYFSAKARLVARTPPGAVLVGTSVQRFASSAGLSLPASSLIPTEGQGTDARLAGTVFAGYPQYENFLLAAAWWQRTGLTEESLLAAARTFRPGAHRLARVGEKRGVTFWNDSKATNFHAVEAALATFSAPVLWIGGGKAKGGDLGAFVGRIARHIRHAFLIGETSAALAGHCRDARVPATLCSSLAAAVSAALAQAVPGEHLILSPGFASFDMFQGYDDRGRQFEALVDNL
- a CDS encoding LysM peptidoglycan-binding domain-containing protein, which encodes MKILQIFGAVVAVHLLAFIFIFASPGCQSGPRNLPTPDATVPDARAAAPITYGSPATPEPVDLGTMPVSYTPASPLGHASPTRPGSAAAVTVTPPKPVENVAPVSTYTVERGDSLWSISKKHGLTVAELAKANSLASGVALKPGRKLIIPGKPGAAVATAVPPAAMSLPAEKTPVPVRPTSGESVTHTVVVGESLGVIARKYQVSVGELAAANNITDPSKVRAGQQLVIPGFKAVGSKSAPAAVRPAADKPAAPAPAEAAPAPVVNAPRFEIAPPPPGQDLDAGLKEADTEVPTIKVEEPVPANGG
- the ftsW gene encoding putative lipid II flippase FtsW, translated to MPRRPLTITPASVIIVCVAALVSIGLVVLFSASSPIKGGPYAYLYKQLIFLALAIGAGWLVAIADLEQTRRFAWIAAAISLALLVLVLIPQIGISVKGSRRWLNLGFTRLQVSEFAKLALVFSLAHYLALNQSKLHDLWRGFVIPGAWTGLFAVLVILEPDFGTAFLLGTIGLVMLFLAGARLKFLLPAIGSALVLFALLVWQNPVRLRRITSFMDIEANRGDGAYQLWQAILAFAAGGVDGVGLGQGRQQNSFLPEAHTDFIFAIMGEEMGLIFTLTVVALFVTIFVAGLMHVRRAPNLFQFLLVTGCLLLICLQAIINLGVVTGMLPTKGMSLPFISAGGSNLLLMGLLVGVIINTQRTWERPKPLVRKRALTEVIG